Within Dermatophagoides farinae isolate YC_2012a chromosome 8, ASM2471394v1, whole genome shotgun sequence, the genomic segment aaatgattgcGGTGATGTCGAAATTTGCGGACGGAATAGTTCTGGAACAATTCGTTTCCATTGCTCTTCAATTAGATCGATAAATGATTCACCATTATCACTGTGAAGATTATTATCGATACATTTGGCATACTTGAGTATATCCGATAATTCAATCGAAGTTTTCAATTTCCGTtccgattgttgttgttgttgttgtggatgtttattttcttctagatgaaaattatccatattttttcttcaatgatgatgatgattatttttcagCACTGCATGGAATCAGCAGAAGTAATTTTACCACATACAAACAGTATGAgcaataagaatttttttttgtgaagaATTAGCACTTGCCTATGGGAATGATTTGATTAGAAATTACCagcaccaacaacaacaaaacataaacatgcgtgaataaaaaagaaaaaacgagagagagagattaacaaaattgaatagaaTCACATACACCAAATAAAAAGAGTGTGCTCAACCAATgcatagtaaaaaaaaacaagaatagaCCAATTCTTCAACAATTCCACTTACtcaatgtttattattaagaaatgaatagaattttttatttttttttttcaacgagTCGAAGTGAAAATATAATATTGGCTGTGTGATGTCAGCTGAAGAATAAAAACCGAACATAAGGAAAACACACTATACTTATTACTCGGATAATGATGCATCACAATGATGCGATttcgtttttgatgatgatatcactTTCAGATTTTTATAGTTTAATTCATTTACATCTACACACGcacgcacacacaataaGCAtcatgacgacgacgacgacgacaaaaaaCTCATTAGTAACACCTAAATATTAGGATCATTTGCATTTtgtatgaataaattctccaattcaaaattgtttCACGTGTGATGAATAATATGCTTTTGGCTAGATATGagataatcaattatcaattagTTTTAAGAATTAAATGGATTTTtgcttttgaaaaaaataaaatgttcgATGTCATGTACAACGTATACAACGTATGTaacaattgatcaatgatgatcatcatttttttctgctcgaaattattattcactttTTATGTGTGTAGATGGCGTGTAGAATTtgttatagaaaaaaattcatatttgaaATCCAAAACATGTGATTGTTAATGATCAAAGTTGTGATGTTTTGAATATCATAAATAATGGAATGTTCGACTTTGATTTAATGAATGTTTCTAATTGATTGTAATCTAGTATTTAAACCCACccgaaaattatcattaaccaTCGAGTATCTGGGATCAATCAACACTTCATCAATCTATCAATAGTGTCAAATTCCCATCATAGTTGCTAACTTATTACGATGACGATGTAGTTTATCATTCAGATAGCAGCGCATTTCGAAAATTTTagataattgaaatgaatttgaataataaaaaaaatcatttatttcgaTACATGTGTACAACAACTGATTacataatgatgttgatgatgatgaataatagaaaaatgtATGTCTCTCTGtgtataaatgaatgaatgaatgttacaaaaaaaaaaattcagtgaGTTTtacataatatatatatgcatCATATGCATAAGTTTTTTTATAGGAAAAAATTGGGATcgtaacaaaataaaaaaaaacgaagacgATGCTGCGCgattgaagaatttgaaaaaaataaggaTTAACGCTGAACGCtatttggtgatgataatattggcGGCTGTATCGACGATGAATTTGGTGGCGGCGGCGGTGTTGGCAATAAAGCAGGTGTAGATCCAGAATTCCAAGAAGATTGTAAAGTTGATGGCGATGTTGCGGCAGAATtatggaaatgatgatgttgttgatgatgattcaatgatgttcCACCATTAGATGGATATGCACTAGTTGTTGTTCCACTACCAAGTGATGATGGTGGGGGTGGTAAATGACGATTATAGCCCATTGGTAATATATTAAGTGGACGTTGTGAACGTTGATCATATGgccgttgttgatgatcattagaACGATTATATGTTGatgtattatttttattaggcgatgatgaatgatgataataacgattcgaatcattgtagacaccaccaccaccgccaccactaTTGTTTCTATAACCATCATGTTTTGATGACCATGAAGTAccgatatgatgatggccaccaCTAGAATTtctatcataatcattacgACGATCATGATAAGAATGTTTACTAAATTTGACTGCCGGACCACCACCAATAGGTCCgctatttgaatttgatgatgatccatgatAATCACGTTTCAGACtggatgatgttgatgatgacgtaaGAGATGATGGTGGTTGCCCACCACTAGTACGagaatattgatgatttgaaaaatttcgataATCAACACCTCCTCGATTCATTGGGTTACGATTATCATATCTATCATTTGacgaatgataataatgattcgattcgttCACAcgatttgttattgttgatgatccagtttgattcatcaacaatcctttatccattgataattttgatgatgattgatgatgacgattatggcgatcatgatgatggctcGAAGATGATGTCACTTGTTGTTTGgattgttttaattttctatAATATTTATACAACTTTTTCGCCGGCAATACAgtaaattttgaaacaaatgtcCATAAATTATTACGCCATTCACGCATTTTGGTTGAATCTTGTTGATAATCCTGTAGACATTTGTCAATATGTGCACCAATCAATGAAACATATTCATAGAATCGTTCACGATGTTCCGAATTGGAAAGCTCTTCTACTTTGCCTAATGCTTTCAAAGCTTTTTTCGTGGCTCGCATTTTTTCCTTACATTCGATAAACACTTCGGCATCAAGTTCATCAACTGAATGGATCGAATTACTCGaactactattattattattcgtggTCGAATCGGATGAGTTTTGCTttttcgatgttgttgtagtcgataaagatgatggttttattttttcctttttacGTTTCTTATCTTtgcgttttttcttttctttatgtttcttattattatcaactgCACCATTGGCGGCCACAGTTGATGATTTACGTTTAATTTTTCCCGTCGacgaattctttttcatggatgatgattgtgttggTGAAGGCGAAGCCAATTTACCACCActattctcttttttcttaatgtttttagtgtttttatttttcgaaaCAATAACATGATTCATTTGAGACGATTCGGAATTATTCACTTTTTGTTGTGATGCAAGATGACGATGCATTactttcaataaaaattcaacacGAGATTGTAGCTGTTTAGGCTGAGGTTTCAATTCTCCATCAGGTAGCAtctagaaaacaaaaaaaaatcatcatgaaaagtATGGCTAAACAATCTTTTCAAACCAATTACTACCTTATCGGCTAATTTATAGCTGGGATCCATTTTGATAGCTTCCCAACTACCAAGACCATATTCATAAACACCAGCCAACAAACGTGAATCATCTTCAATTGTCCATGGACAATCCCAACTTgccgatttgattttgattccgGTCAACACCCATCTGGATAAAATGGATGGTAAATgttagaataaaaataacaaattctTCATAATTAAAATTACTTTTTCCTTTCTTCCGGATTCGTCGGCAACATCACGGCCAATGGTTCCAGATCTTTTTGTGTGGCTAAAATGCCTTTAGCAAACACTGTTACACCACCAAGCTTAAAGCTAGGTCCACGATTGTTCTTTTTAGCTGTTCCAATTTATACAAAACATTAATCAAcagaaataaagaaatgaacaaatccATACCAGATTCGTTTGACTGATcttttgattctgattctttGATTGCTATCCTACAACTTTCTTCAAGTTGTACGGCTAATCGCTGCAGATCTGGAAGCGGTTTCTCCTGTAATTCAGCATCGATTGCAATCGATTCCAGCCGATTCATCGGTGTAGGAAATTTTCGATAactttttataaattttcgTACTTCTTGTTCACTAAAACCTTTAATCAATTCTTTATAAGATGATTTTGGTCGTCCACGTCGTCGCGGTCGATCACCATCGGATTCTTCTGAACCAGATTCATTCTTAGCATTTGGATCGTATTCATCACCCGAATCTGATTGATTTCCATTACCACGatccatttttgatttattacgACAACGTGGTATCATCATTTCCATCTCTTCTTTATGgcgttcatcattttcaaatttaatacGTTCAGATTCTGGAATAATTTCATcccattctttttcattccgTTCACCAGAATTAATGCCCGATGAAACCGCTTGGAcgtcttcttcttcattgaaattgaatgatgcgactttaaatgaattcaacaaTTCATCACCAAGCGTTTGtggaccatcatcatcttcacgAGTTTCAGCACGTTTCAagatttcatcaatatcacaTTGAGgttcttcattatcattttccgTTTCTTTAAATAGCTCTTGAGCACCGAATTTAAGAATGGCGCTCAACTCCTCTTTGTTGAACGGTGTTGTCTTTGAAGAATTGTTCGTATCTTGAAGCGAAGTAGCACGACTATTGGATGAAGCCATAACTGTATGACCGGATGTGTCCATTCGTTGGATGACTAGATGATCGAGAACCATTTTACGTTTAGCACGTTCTATAATATCTTCTTCCACTGAACCTTTTGTGACCAGCCTGTATATGTTTACCTGATTTTTCTGACCGATTCGATGTGCACGAGCTTGTGCCTGAAGATCATTCTGTGGATTCCAATCTGAATCGAAAATTATCACAGTATCGGCAGTAGCCAAATTGATTCCAAGACCACCGGCACGAGTTGatagaagaaaacaaaaatcttgtGAACCTTCAGCATTGAAATGTTCCAGTGCTTGTTTACGGAATTCACCACGAATCGAACCGTCCAATCGTTGATAGGCAAAACGTCTAAGTGATAAATATTCACCCAAAAGATCTAGCATTCGTACCATTTGCGAAAAGATCAACACCCTATGTCCGGTCTCTTTTAAACGACAGAGTAATTTATCCAAAAGCAATAATTTACCACTTCCACGTATTAGTTGCTGCAGTGGATCCAGATTAGCGTATTCATCAAATGGCCGTACCAAGCTTGCATGATTACagcattttttcaattccatCACAATGTTAGTAAAGCTTGCAATCGATCCTTTCACACCTTTAGTTAGGGCCTTATAGTTTTTGGTCAATATCCATTTATAAAATTGTTTCTGTATAGAAGTCATATCTACACGAAGAATTTGTTCCACTTTGGCAGGCAATGATTTTTCCACATCTTTTTTCACACGTCGCAGCAGATATTGTTGTAATTGTGAATGTAATTTACTAAAACCTTTTTGATAAGCATCTTTATGTTCGGATTCGAAAAATTCCCatgaatcaaatcgattggGCATGATAAAATGTAATAATGCCCATAATTCACGAAGTGAATTCTGTAAAGGCGTACCGGTGATCAGCAGTCGAAAATTCGTATCGAAGGTCGATAAACATTTGTAGAGAAGAGATTCATCATTCTTTAGTCGATGTGCTTCATCAACGCCAATTACGGCCCATGGAACCAATGAGAGTAGTGATTTTTCACGCATCAAAATCTCATACGTAGTTAgcaaaacattgaattttatacGTTGTGAACCGGCTTGAGCATACCATTCATATTCACGTATCATATGGCGGCTGGTAGCATCGCCAATATAAACGACTACATTCATCGATGGTGACCAAatatcaaattctttttgccATGCAGCCAACGTTGATAAAGGAACAACCAAAAGGAATGGCCCAAacaattgatgttgatgatacaGGCAATTGAGAAACGATATGGTTTGAATAGTTTTACCAAGGCCCATTTCATCTGCTAAAATTACCGAATTATCACGACACCAAGATTGTGCTAGCCAATTCAGCCCGTCCAATTGATAATCACGAAGTTTAAGCTGATCACGACCACCAATATAAGATGGTTGTAATTTCATCGGTACAAATTTTGGTCGTTGTTTCAAAACTCGACAATATTTGGCCGGAATGTTTTGCGATTTTTCGCGTTGATAATATTCATTGACTTTGGGCTGAAATTTCTTCGATATTAAGGACCCATCTTCCCAGGTACATTCGCCATATGGCAACCCTTCCCATTTACATAGGTATTCAGGGTGACAAGTTTCAGAAACACCAATTTTAGGTGGCTGATGGGCAATGATTC encodes:
- the Chd1 gene encoding LOW QUALITY PROTEIN: chromodomain-helicase-DNA-binding protein 1 (The sequence of the model RefSeq protein was modified relative to this genomic sequence to represent the inferred CDS: deleted 1 base in 1 codon); the encoded protein is MDVDQLLMKETNQSTINSDGNKDISSKQQHARGANYNESMSDHRTADSSEHDDNDNDDDDDDDSDESGSESSSHSSSGSSSTSSSSSGSSEDSSSHDSNDDEDQSDSDNKSSIKQQKINNSTINVSNVTVKFTTDENRLTDDKSNNHETVNETTAPLVVGTQSQSVNSGCNKEDIQQILENFPDALRRSSRSRKEPDRFQAETYGDDSDNSDSKAKQKRRRKRKDSDDWKDRNRGGDFDDDDDDDDDDDDMKDTESDDSDSDPEHRSSKRSKNLRRNRQRPHSNRRASQRATVATKKSFSESESDGSDDDDDDDHESNNRNRRNSCAGSSNRKKTSRRTTVNQTISYKEESDYTDSDDLIADTNTNDDGQNGTSQVIEFEEEEGEMIEKVLEHRMGRVGATGPKTASYQIDENGDPNGDCIADSDEPKEMQFLIKWKGWSYIHCTWESRQSLEEQKARGVKKIELYLKRDEEIRIWKKTASPEDIDYYEGQEELNSQLRQLHLTVERIIAHQPPKIGVSETCHPEYLCKWEGLPYGECTWEDGSLISKKFQPKVNEYYQREKSQNIPAKYCRVLKQRPKFVPMKLQPSYIGGRDQLKLRDYQLDGLNWLAQSWCRDNSVILADEMGLGKTIQTISFLNCLYHQHQLFGPFLLVVPLSTLAAWQKEFDIWSPSMNVVVYIGDATSRHMIREYEWYAQAGSQRIKFNVLLTTYEILMREKSLLSLVPWAVIGVDEAHRLKNDESLLYKCLSTFDTNFRLLITGTPLQNSLRELWALLHFIMPNRFDSWEFFESEHKDAYQKGFSKLHSQLQQYLLRRVKKDVEKSLPAKVEQILRVDMTSIQKQFYKWILTKNYKALTKGVKGSIASFTNIVMELKKCCNHASLVRPFDEYANLDPLQQLIRGSGKLLLLDKLLCRLKETGHRVLIFSQMVRMLDLLGEYLSLRRFAYQRLDGSIRGEFRKQALEHFNAEGSQDFCFLLSTRAGGLGINLATADTVIIFDSDWNPQNDLQAQARAHRIGQKNQVNIYRLVTKGSVEEDIIERAKRKMVLDHLVIQRMDTSGHTVMASSNSRATSLQDTNNSSKTTPFNKEELSAILKFGAQELFKETENDNEEPQCDIDEILKRAETREDDDGPQTLGDELLNSFKVASFNFNEEEDVQAVSSGINSGERNEKEWDEIIPESERIKFENDERHKEEMEMMIPRCRNKSKMDRGNGNQSDSGDEYDPNAKNESGSEESDGDRPRRRGRPKSSYKELIKGFSEQEVRKFIKSYRKFPTPMNRLESIAIDAELQEKPLPDLQRLAVQLEESCRIAIKESESKDQSNESAKKNNRGPSFKLGGVTVFAKGILATQKDLEPLAVMLPTNPEERKKWVLTGIKIKSASWDCPWTIEDDSRLLAGVYEYGLGSWEAIKMDPSYKLADKMLPDGELKPQPKQLQSRVEFLLKVMHRHLASQQKVNNSESSQMNHVIVSKNKNTKNIKKKENSGGKLASPSPTQSSSMKKNSSTGKIKRKSSTVAANGAVDNNKKHKEKKKRKDKKRKKEKIKPSSLSTTTTSKKQNSSDSTTNNNNSSSSNSIHSVDELDAEVFIECKEKMRATKKALKALGKVEELSNSEHRERFYEYVSLIGAHIDKCLQDYQQDSTKMREWRNNLWTFVSKFTVLPAKKLYKYYRKLKQSKQQVTSSSSHHHDRHNRHHQSSSKLSMDKGLLMNQTGSSTITNRVNESNHYYHSSNDRYDNRNPMNRGGVDYRNFSNHQYSRTSGGQPPSSLTSSSTSSSLKRDYHGSSSNSNSGPIGGGPAVKFSKHSYHDRRNDYDRNSSGGHHHIGTSWSSKHDGYRNNSGGGGGGVYNDSNRYYHHSSSPNKNNTSTYNRSNDHQQRPYDQRSQRPLNILPMGYNRHLPPPPSSLGSGTTTSAYPSNGGTSLNHHQQHHHFHNSAATSPSTLQSSWNSGSTPALLPTPPPPPNSSSIQPPILSSPNSVQR